The genomic segment AGCTTAAGTGGCTGTCGAAAAATATGGTCGTGTTATGAAGGATTAAACAAGCGAGACAGTAGAATCCATGATTGTTTGAACTAATTCAATTGAATTGAAACAATCTTATCAGTTGAGTCATTCAAATGGAGATATAATTGTCATGTTAAGACTTTAAAACTAATGGGCCACGGATTAAGAAATTTTTCGATGTTTTTTTTAGCTGGGATATTATAGTTGTTACAATTAAGTTTCGAACATGAAATCTCGTCTCAGActtgagaattttttaaaaagttttctAGTTCTTTTTCTTATATATTGCGAGGAGTGTCTCAAGGTGGTGAAGTATTTACAACATGAAGTTTCAAACTCTATACATATATCTATTTATTGATATGTTAGTATCGTTGGATCAAGAAATAATGTCTAAATTTTTCAAGTTcgaaatcacatttctttattGAGATTCTGGTGACACTAGGTCAAGAGACATGTGACTAAAATTTTCCGAGAAGCCAACTCTTTATTGGGACGACAGTGTCACTAGATCAAGAGTCGAATGGCCGGAATTTGTAGTTTctaaatattaatttgattgatcCAAAATTTGTCCCATCCCTCGTATCAATATCTCCACAGATTTTCAGAAATTTCAGCTCGTTGtacataaaaaaacattttaatgaaaatatttaatttgatgtGAGAAATCGGGAACAAAAGCTAAATAGAGAGATCCTTGCAAAGGTGATTAGTTGGTTAATTAATTGGTGCGTGACAGTTGAACCCAATTAAACACGCACGGCGAAGGAAATAGAGAGCAGTAAATACGGGTGTATCCTCTTTGGTTTCATCGCCATTGCCACCAATTCGCATCTGTATCTCCGCCCCAACTTTCCCTTTATTATAGAAGCAGTGTGTCTTCTATCCCACCATCTGGCCCATTTTATTTTCCCTTTCTTTCACGCATCCATACGAACACATACTCCGCATCTCGCACAGGAATCATGGCCGTCATGTTGCAGTCAGTTGGAATGGCATCAATCTCGGCTACGTTCTCTGACCTCTCCAATAAATTTTCTGTGCGTTCTGTTCCAGGTGTTGTATTCTAGACTTTGTTTTTACATATGTTGAATCATGGTTGCTGACTAAATCCAAGAATTTGTTGAAAAggttaaaaaaattagattttgatGGCAACTGTTAGGGGAAATTATGTGTTATTCAGCTTTTTTTGCTCATTCAGCGgctttttactttttttaagcCTTTATTTAAAGTTTCTTTTGGGTCTCGCGTGATCTTACTATCAACTGTATTTCATGATTCTATACCTGCTGCTTTATTTTTCAGTATCTACGTTATATTGAAGgagcccttttttttttttgttagttatCAGATCTAATGCAAGCTCAGTTCCGGGTTGGATTCGGGGAACCCGCAAGGCAGGAAAAATCACTGCTAAAGCAGTTGCGGTCAGTGTGCTGTTACACCgtcttataataaaatttatgtgGCTGTTGCTTACTGAAATTCCTCATTACCTATGTTTCTCCTTTTTGGGCCTCAGGCACCGTCGGAAAATGCTGCGTCAGCAGCTTCAAAAACTGGGTAAAATTTCTAATATAAAACTTTGATTCTCAGTTCTTTTTTTGGGTTTATCCTTGTTTTCTGGTTTAGTAAGTATACCCTTGTTGATTTGCTTATAAGGTTTTAAGAATATGATGCTACATTCGATTATAAACTACTCACGTTTTTCCCCCCAACAACTGGATTGATTCCCCGTGTGAGGAAATAGCGGGTGTATTTTTGCATAGAATAAAAGGTCCtcttgagttttttttattgcttATTAGAGATAGGAATGTCTTTTGATGAATTATATCTGCATAAAGAGCAGTTGGCCTTTCTAGTAATGATGTCGATAGTAACTAATTGTGGCTTTTGAAGTAGCTTTGAACCTTACTACGTTTGAATATAGTGGCTTCTGCTTCAGATCTAGGCTTCATGAAGATCAAGGCTAAAACAGTGAAATCCTGTCTCACAGCAGTCTATTTGGTGCCTATATCTTTAAGAACTTGTGATGTTTGCGACTGGTCCCAGTCCCCAGCCTTGATAGAATGTCAAATAATGATGAAGATAATGCATGATTTTGGCAAACACGGTATATACTAATAAATGTACACTAAAATGACCAGATATACATCAAGATAGGTCACACTGTTAGAGTCTTCATTTTCGCAAGAAAACATTAACTTTACCTTGGAAATCTAGAAAGCAGTAGGGTGAGCTGAAACCAAACCAAACAGCTTGTTTGGATTGGTTTTTAGTAGATCATGGTTTGGATTGGTTTTAAACGGAAAAGATTGCTTTGGTTCAAAGTTTTGATTAAAAGAATCCAAACCAAACCGATTTTATTAAtacataatattttgttattatatatgtatatagattatttgatttttagtttATATCATATCATTAGTATTACGAAATGTTGATAATAGATTTTCCTTTTATAAATTTTAGGCTTTCCAATCGTTTAAACTAAAGTTGAATGGATATAGAAGATAAAGATATCTCCTTAGTGTGATTATGAATGGTGgtgaatttttttcttaagtTGAACTACTtcattttgagaattttttttttgaaatgatatCTGTAACGTTATTCTCATACGTTATAATGTTACATTGTTTAATATATGCATGCatattgatatttatatttttataatagctagtttagaaattttaaattatgttgaaaaataatcaaaaaatgtatttgaacaaaaattaaaattgattgTCCAAACCAAATTGGTTTGGTTTTTAATTATCAAtgatttggtttggtttggtttggaatTTCGCAAAACTGATGCATTGATTTGGTTCGAGTTTTTATCATAAACTGAACCAATTCGGTTTTGCTCACCCCTAGAAAGCTGGATTTGGGCTTGAGATTGCATTGTTTTTGTGACATCAGTTTTTTTATTTGTGTAAAGAACCTTGAAAAACATGAGTGCTCGCTCAGGTGGGTTACTTAGATAATAATGTGTAAATGCTCTGAATGCCATATTCGGTTTATGATATGTTCTTCAAAGTAGGCTAGACCATGGTTCTCTTTGAACCATTAACTGAATTGCCTTTCAAAAACGGAAACTGGTTTTTGGTTCTAAAATAGAAACTAGAACAGAACCAAAGACTCACAGTTTGGTTCCAGTtcctaaaaattaaaaattggaaACAGAAAATATAGAACCATAAACTGAAACACGAATTATTCTTAAATTTTAAGGTCTTCTAGCATGCACAAACAActtttatatgtataattaaaCTACTTGGGACATGCTTGATTCGGAGGATGTGATTATTGAATGATTAGTAAATGAATGATCGATAgagaaatgtaatatatgacGATATAATAGTattatgtttgatatgatttttttggGTGGGATAAATTAAGAATCTTTGTACTTTTGGACCAAATTACCCTtcaaacatattaaaattacaaCTCTAACCAACATTTTTTTGGGTAGGGCAAAGGGTATTTTGGGAATAAGAATGGTGTTATTAAAATATGGATTGTTAGTTATTGGTTGTTGGTGGGTTTAATTATTCAGTCTTAATATAAGGTTGTCCATCCTTGGAAGAAGAAAACAAGTTTACCAAAAACTGAACCAAGCATGGGACAAAGCCTTAAATTCTCACTTTATTCAACATTGTCACCCATACCAAACACAACCTTAATTTATGTAAATCAAATTTAACctctatttaatttatttagttaataaaaaattaaatattcattatgttttataatatacgTGTTAAATGATTAACTTCGATTGGTTTGATTATTTCATGAGTTGCAGTTTTTTTCCCCAGATTGCTAaaaattgaactgataaatttTAGTTCGAATTAGTTCAAACCATAACCAAATCAGAATTGAGACCGTCAGGAACTGGAACCGAAACTGAAACCAAGTGGTTTGGTTCCTATTCCACATTTCATTGAACCAGAacctatcaaaattttaaactgtGTTTGAGCCTACTCCAACTTAAGGACGtgattatgaatattttttaacagGATCTGAAGACTACTCCTCTTGGCGTCTTAAGATAATTAATGCATTTTTGTGGTAGTTTGGttatatcatttatttatttctgaaAGAGGTTcaccatctttctttctttttcttctgaCTCATAGAGCATGATTGGTTGAACATTTAGTTTTGCAGTGATATAAATTTCTGGAGAACAGTCTGATTTTATTCCGTCGATCCCCTTTATTTTACCAGAAGTTGAGCTACTTTTATGATACCTGGGGAGTTGATAAAGTTAAACATAGATGTCATTCTATGAAGACAGTTTCAAAATCTTAAAACTTTGTGTTATGTATTATACCTGGAGCAGGCGCAAACATGGAGAAAGAGAACATGTGCAACACATCATTTACAAGTCCCTATGTTCATTATTAAagtgtttaaagaaaattagaaAGCATTTAAAGAAGTTATGGAtagttgaaattttataaatttattgacgGTGATTGAAACAACGGGACAATTAAAATTACTTCATGAGAGTTCTAGACAAAGTACAAGGTTGTTTTCGTTTGTTATTTTGTATCATTATCTCGTCTAAGAGTTTCGATAATACCTTATATTTAAAGATATATTACTTGGGAATGGATGCTATAAAAATTCTGTAGTAAAGTCTCACTTAGTTACTAGGAATAAAGTTAGTCAAGCCTGTAGGTATGCGAACTCATATTTCTTGCATGAAAAATGAAATTCAGACATTTCTTCAAGGATCCACGATGATATGCACACTCATATTTCTTGCATGAAAAATGAAATTCAGACATTTCTTCAAGGATCCACGATGATACATCAGAACCGAAGTGGATTTATATCTCAGTTACAGAAACGTACACATGTAGCTGAACTTGTATTTGACCCTCCTTGAAAAGGAGAGAGGAATTGTTTTGGCCTGGCTTGGAGGTATCAGCGATGTGGTTGGATGTTTAACTAATATGTATCTCATATTTTCTGTAGGAATTCTCAATATAAGATGGCCCTATGATATTCGTTGATGTTATATATCAAAGCAGTGTgcgaaaaaaaattctaataacataaaactgaatatgTATCATGTAAAAAATTTGGCATGTCGTCTATgtttcaatattaataattaatatttcattgATCCAACGTCTTTACGTATTCAGGCATGAACTTCTGCTGTTTGAAGCTCTTGGAGAAGGACTACGGGAAGAAATGGAAAGAGATCCTAGAGTTTGTGTCATGGGTGAAGACGTGGGCCATTATGGAGGTTCCTATAAGGTCACCAAGGACCTTGCTAAGAAATTTGGAGATCTGAGGGTTCTTGATACCCCAATCGCTGAGAATTCTTTTACAGGCATGGCTATTGGAGCAGCCATGACAGGCCTAAGACCAGTTATCGAAGGCATGAACATGGGATTTCTTTTGTTGGCCTTCAACCAAATATCCGACAACTGTGGCATGCTACACTATACTTCAGGTGGGCAGTTCACAATTCCAACTGTGATTCGTGGACCAGGAGGTGTTGGGCGCCAACTTGGGGCAGAGCATTCACAGAGGCTCGAGTCCTATTTCCAGTCAGTTCCTGGAATACAGATGGTTGCCTGTTCAACCCCATACAATGCCAAAGGTCTAATGAAAGCAGCCATTCGTAGTGAGAACCCTGTGATCCTGTTCGAGCATGTGCTTCTTTACAACCTGAAGGAGAGAATTCCTGACGAAGAATATGTTCTTTCACTCGAAGAAGCCGAAATGGTGAGGCCTGGCGAGCATGTTACGATCTTGACATATTCTCGGATGAGATACCATGTGATGCAAGCAGCGAAGACTCTTGTCAACAAAGGGTATGATCCCGAGGTGATTGACATAAGGTCATTGAAACCCTTTGATCTCTACACCATTGGGAACTCTGTGAAGAAAACCCACCGAGTGCTTATAGTTGAGGAATGCATGAGGACAGGTGGTATCGGGGCCAGCCTTACTGCAGCTATAAATGAGAATTTCCATGATTATTTGGATGCCCCGATTGTTTGCCTTTCCTCGCAGGATGTGCCCACTCCTTATGCTGGCACTTTGGAGGAATGGACCGTGGTTCAACCGCCGCAGATTGTAACCGCAGTTGAGCAGCTCTGTCAGTAGCTTTTTGCCGCAGTCGTACATGGTGAGTTCCAGTCAAGAATTAGTGTCAATCTTCACCATCTTTTCTTGCTATTGTTTCAGCTTTATGCGTTACTATCAGAGTCATCGTGCACTTTTTCTTTCGATATTTTTGGTGCCTAAGTTTACATTACATATTTTGATGTCGTTGCCTTAGTTTTGTTCGCCAATATCTCAGATATCCGACGTACATGTGTTGTTGTTTGGATTCTAAGTTATTATCATCATTTTTCCCTTTTCTCCATTTACGACTGGCTTAATTATCTTGGGCCCTAAGGATCCAATATCAttatatcacaataattaacctcattatcttaaatatttttataatattaaattaaatatatattatataatgagatttgaaattttaatttgtgaaaattttcaaataataaaaattaattaataattgtatATAATAGAATACatgtgaattatatatataattaacaaTAAAGGTTGTATTTTTTGTGTGGTCGTTGCTCAATTAAAGTGGAAGGATATGTATAGTTTCTGGTTGATGGAGACTCCACGTTTAACACTAatatcttttataaaaaaagttCTTGTCATCATATACAATACAATGATATAATAGAAATTTTCTTTGCACGTTGGTGACTCGAGCAATGACGTCAAGTACCATTTATGCAACTCAGTTTTCACTTCataaaattattgtattttattcagagtttctttcttcttcttttttattgtaaatattttgagaaaataacattttgaaaaatactTAAGTATATGAAGAAACAAGATCACTTCAAAAACCAGATTTCGCATTTATTTTGTTGGATAACACAGCTTGAAGAAGTTAACGCAATGTCCAATAAGAAAGATTGGATGGACGATCGCCTctcatacatacatacacacatacatacatacatatatatttagatTTATATACATACAAAAAAATGCAGATTTTGTGAAAATCATCGGCATAATCTTGAGCGATGCTACGTTCCTGTTACGGTTTTCCAGAACCGTCGTTTAacccttttagcgacggttttttgtaGTGCTTATGCTTCGTGAGAACCcaaaattcaattttagttGCTTACTAATTTCTGTGCTGTTGCGGGATTTTCGTCAAATTAAGATATGGACAAAATCCCTGATCTTTGGTTACTCTcttttacattttttatattaaataggTATTTTGCTCGAAAGAGAATGGGGATTTTGAAtgcaaaattaatattattttatatttgaaataaaagtgAGAATCagcataattttaatttaaaataaaacacaaggAAGATTAGTCAATGGCTAGTAGCAATGAAGGAAAGAAAAGAACAACAAAATCCAAAGTAAAGACCCGGTTTTTCACGCCTCAAATTTAACAGCAAATGTGTGAGCACTTGATCAATGATCATGTATTGAATTATCTCTTCCAATACCTTATCAGGTGAGTCTTTCATACCGAACTTGTCTAATTGAATTCACCTTATTAAACAAGTTATTACATTATTCTAAAGATTTACTGTCAAATTATAGCAGTTGCGAATTCTCTCGCCATTTGAAAAGAAGGCAGTTTTTTTTTGCCAATCTCACCTGCCTAGTTGACAGTTCTAATTTTATAAGGTAAAATAACGGTAATGACAAGCATATTAACGTTGTTTATTATGTTAACGCTCCACAcgcaaaatatttgtttttaatgttgtttttatattatatattatgttatcCCTAGATTTTTCTGGATCAAAAGCGCATTTTATATTCCTGTATTACATGGTGTAAATCTAGTTGCAAACCATAAGGTCttcttcattttaaaaaaaatatataaattaatatatgatgcTGAAGTTGTCATTGTTACTTTCAATTTTATATTAGATATGTTGTGTCTGTCTCCATATACACTATGGATTTTAATTATGTGAATAAAATATCAACTTTTGACTCGATCAATTAAACAAACAAGgcgtgtttatatatatttttatattttgtcagAGCATTTATCTCTAATAAGTGAGTGTTACATCAACGATACTCACATAAATGAATACGGTAGgtgaataatatatatattcaatttaatttttttacccTGATCGATAGTATTTCAAAGTCGGCGCATATCGCCNAACGCCTACTCATCATAGGTAGCTTGTAAAGCCATTCTAAACTTTTCAAATGTCCAATTTATCAAtctaaataaatgttttatagtATACCTTATATATATTAGTTTGTTAAAGCCAAGATAATgtactttttctttaaaaaaattagaaagtgGGTTGCTTTGaaatatatacatttatttatATGTGAAGGTGCATCATCTCGTTCGTCACACCCCATTTGTTTAGGAAATTATCACATAGAATAAATGATTTTTGAAAGCCCCATTTTTAAGCTCAAATCCAAACTTGGGACCCGACGCGTGTCGAAGAAATGTACACCTCAGAAACCCTAGTATTGTACtcaaaaaaatagaatattagAGTAGAGTACTTGAGGGTtccaattttataattaaaaaattattgtgaGATCGTGTGTTCGAAAATAGATTTTCGATCTAATTcgtaaaaacatattatttttcagaATAAATATGAGTCAAATTAACATGTTATAGATGTAAATCCGTCAGACTATGTTATAAGAAAACTTTTTCATTTATAAGtaatatattttactttttttcatTCCTCTATTGATAAAGTAACGACTATATATTTCTCTACTTTATTGTCTCTTTTTGTTTGTCGTACCATTTTCTTGGAATCGAATCGGGTACGTCATATAATGCTTCcataaaaataaatctaaaataaaaagtaCAAATGTTTATAGTCTTCGACATCGTTTTATTAAAGGTAAAAACttgcgtgagacggtctcacgagtcgtattttgtgagacgggtctcttatttgggtcatccatgaaaaaagtattattttttatgctaagagtattaatttttattgtgaatatcgataggactAATCCGTCTCAcacataaagattcgtgagacaatctcacaaaagacctactctttattaaattatattaataatgataTGACGTCTCCTGAGacatttaatatgattttgtgaattaatataatttaggGGCGTAGAGAGGCGGACATGGTAGTAAATATTTTACCCTACATGTTACAtcctatattatttttattttccgaCATTCTCGTGTATTAATTGTAAATTTAATTCCACAAAACAAGTTTTGCATTCGAATCGCACAGCTTAAACAAAAGCTCATACCGTGTAGTATACGCTTCAAcgatattataaataattttgttattttaaataggTTATATATACAAAAGTTAATTCAGATGGCCTTCGTTTAGTTGTGTTTAGATCGATTGGATTTGAGACGACGAATTTCAAATACACTCTTAATCAAAATACATAACGTTAATAATGTTAGATTTTGAATACGTCCAAGATCGGCATGGTTTGAAATACATCTTTCGAAAAATATTCACGTGTTCGTGTAAAATATCATGAGTACAATTATTATTTCGGAAAACAAAATTGACATTAATCAGAGTTTTTATTCTGTTGCGTCTTTCATTCATCAATCCCAAAAGCACTTCATATTTCGAGATCCTGACTATTTTTATTTCGACAAGATCTATTATTGAACCAAAGCTTAGCCAGCCCTAATTACATAGTTCTTGCTCGAAAATACAAAAGAACGATGGCTGGAATCGGTGAGTCATCTCTTTactcaaataataaattaatttatgtcGCACAAAAATTGTAAAATCGCAACAACTTTACTGTCACATTTCAAAAGTATTGactccaaataaaaaaaaaatgaggggATATAAAAAGGTTTCAGGGGTATATTGTTGATCCACGTAATAAAGGCtacctttttttatttatcaaagaTCATTCCAGCGACTACACTACACATCTATATCCAtgtctattattttatttaaaataaaaattgtaccATGCCTTCCATTATTGCTGCATTTTTTTTTCCACaaatactttaaatttttttattcttttataggtgaaaaaaacttaaattacTTGTTTGAATAAGATTTTTGTacaacaattttttaataaaaatttatttttttttctctaagCATAGATTTTAAAGAACAATTGAgagatttttatatgtttttagaaataaaaaaaacatattgtataaattaatatttcgttttattttttaactaacTTGGCAAAAATACTTCTTGGGATGGTAttatttaaggcaaaaacttatgtgagacgatctcacgggtcgtattttgtgagacggatctcttatttggatcatccatgaaaaagtattactttttatgctaaaagtattactttttatagtgaatatcggtatgattgacccgtctcacagataaatcttcgtgagaccgtctcacaaaagacctactgtTTATTTAAACCCTAACCTATCCGGTTGTTCCAAAGTCTTGATCGCATTTGAAGGTTGAAATAGGAAATAATAATAAGTGGACGACATGATAGAAAAAAATTGACCTTTGGCATTAATAAAATCACTTTGGCACTTGATGCGAAATGCCATTGGACGACATACAATTCCAAAAAAGAGAGTATAATTGGCCAATCAAAGGAAGCCACGGTTAGCATACTGCTTTTTGTATGAGAATTGACATCTGACAAGAGAAAACATTTCGACTTTTCGTTGAATTTTGGTAGTCTCCATCTCCTAAttacttttttctttctttttcctgTCCCATATGATCAAAATCCTTAAAAGTTGACCTTATTTGGACAAAGGTAAATGTAAACAAACTCATCATCATTTTTCAGATGTTGTATGTAATCATTAATGTTTAGGTTTTTACtcgaatattttttatgttacaaGAAAGTTACCCATATCTCCATAATGATGTGATATTGTTTATTTTATGTCTAAGTCCTTATAGGTTTGTTGCCAACAGAGATATCTTCCTACTTATATTAAAgtgccattttttttttatatttcagaCTTTGATTGTTCCATAACATATCGGGTTTGAGAGGCTCCAAAAGtatattttaagtttatatatttcatattttccAACCTGTAAATAGGAGTAGGTAGAATTGTATAAAAACAAGTTTCTTCCCTCTTTCTCTGAATGACGAAATAGAAGAATGAATTTTCTCTCTGTTGACTtctaatatggtatcagagcgaaattGTTTGATATTTGTATTGAACTGTGCCTCAATCATAGTGAAAAATCTTGGAATAACCACTGCTACATCATTTTTATTGCAAAGAAGAAACGTCCAAGTAAACCGAGTACAATCATCCACCAGTGTAACGAAATAacgatgacccaaataagatggTAAATGGAAAGGACCCCATATATCACAATGTATCAGATCAAAAGGTTTCTCAGACAAGTGATTATTTGAAGTAAA from the Primulina huaijiensis isolate GDHJ02 unplaced genomic scaffold, ASM1229523v2 scaffold25037, whole genome shotgun sequence genome contains:
- the LOC140967407 gene encoding pyruvate dehydrogenase E1 component subunit beta-3, chloroplastic-like, translated to MAVMLQSVGMASISATFSDLSNKFSVRSVPVIRSNASSVPGWIRGTRKAGKITAKAVAAPSENAASAASKTGHELLLFEALGEGLREEMERDPRVCVMGEDVGHYGGSYKVTKDLAKKFGDLRVLDTPIAENSFTGMAIGAAMTGLRPVIEGMNMGFLLLAFNQISDNCGMLHYTSGGQFTIPTVIRGPGGVGRQLGAEHSQRLESYFQSVPGIQMVACSTPYNAKGLMKAAIRSENPVILFEHVLLYNLKERIPDEEYVLSLEEAEMVRPGEHVTILTYSRMRYHVMQAAKTLVNKGYDPEVIDIRSLKPFDLYTIGNSVKKTHRVLIVEECMRTGGIGASLTAAINENFHDYLDAPIVCLSSQDVPTPYAGTLEEWTVVQPPQIVTAVEQLCQ